Proteins from one Ipomoea triloba cultivar NCNSP0323 chromosome 1, ASM357664v1 genomic window:
- the LOC116012847 gene encoding ABC transporter G family member 22-like — protein sequence MEVMRRQVDGINGGAAVYPHKADKLEISTALQIEPTMSIHLKFQDVRYTVAARGGGSQSRAEKCILQGVRGSVCPGEVLALMGPSGGGKTTLLNLLSGRAKINGGTITYNDHPYNKSLKQRIGFVLQEDIVFPHLTVKETLTYAALLRLPKKLSTEQKKERALSVICELGLERCQNTIIGGALIRGISGGERKRVCIGNEILLNPSLLFLDEPTSGLDSTTALRIVQMLHNIAKAGKTVVTTIHQPSSRLFITFDKLILLGKGCSLYSGKASEAMVYFSSIGCSPLIAMNPAEFLIDLANGNIKDKSFPSDIESKSVPGNQDSEPSPSDVHEYLVGAYESRTEDMENWRVLNPIVIEENNVEQVGATWCEQFSVLLRRGFKERRHEYFSTLRITQVIITALIAGLLWWPSDVQSPNRVADQAGLLFFISVFWAYFPLFTSIFTFPQERAMLMKERSVNMYKLSAYLVARSISDIPLDLFLPVIFLTIVYFMVHLKMTFLAFSLTLLTVFLSIIAAQGLGLAIGAAFMDVKKATTFASIVTMANMLSGGFFIQEVRASTGWLRYISINYNTHKLLLNIQYNCSEPISRSVVCDSSFIKNRKLGSSQIEVGYLLTMIIGYRILAYLLLRGINYKCITS from the exons ATGGAGGTGATGAGAAGACAGGTTGATGGAATCAATGGTGGTGCTGCGGTTTATCCACACAAGGCCGATAAGTTGGAGATAAGCACAGCTCTACAGATTGAGCCTACAATGTCTATACACCTCAAG TTCCAAGATGTGAGATACACGGTTGCagcaagaggaggaggaagcCAATCCAGAGCAGAAAAATGCATACTTCAAGGCGTGCGCGGTTCAGTCTGTCCGGGGGAAGTTCTTGCTCTAATGGGACCTTCTGGTGGTGGTAAAACTACTCTGCTAAACCTTCTTAGCGGACGCGCCAAAATCAATGGCGGCACCATTACTTACAATGATCATCCATATAACAAGTCTTTGAAGCAAAG GATTGGGTTTGTGCTGCAAGAGGACATTGTGTTTCCCCACCTAACAGTGAAAGAAACATTAACTTATGCTGCTTTGTTACGCCTGCCGAAAAAACTGTCCACAGAACAGAAAAAGGAAAGAGCTTTGAGTGTCATATGTGAGCTTGGCCTTGAAAG GTGCCAGAACACAATAATTGGAGGGGCACTTATCAGGGGAATTTCTGGAGGCGAAAGGAAACGAGTCTGCATTGGCAATGAAATTCTGCTAAACCCATCACTTCTGTTCTTGGATGAACCAACATCCGGTTTGGATTCAACCACAGCTCTACGAATTGTCCAGATGTTACATAATATTGCTAAG GCTGGGAAGACAGTGGTGACCACCATACATCAACCATCGAGTCGATTGTTCATCACATTCGACAAGCTGATTCTGTTGGGAAAAGGGTGCTCTCTGTATTCTGGAAAAGCCTCAGAAGCTATGGTGTATTTCTCATCAATTGGCTGCTCTCCCCTTATTGCCATGAACCCTGCAGAGTTTCTCATTGATCTTGCAAATGGGAATATCAAAGACAAGTCTTTCCCTTCAGACATCGAGAGCAAATCAGTGCCTGGAAACCAAGATTCTGAGCCTTCCCCATCCGACGTCCACGAG TATCTTGTGGGGGCTTATGAGTCCAGAACTGAGGACATGGAGAACTGGAGAGTTCTGAATCCAATTGTGATTGAGGAGAATAATGTTGAGCAAGTGGGAGCAACATGGTGTGAACAATTCTCAGTTTTGCTGAGAAGAGGGTTTAAAGAGCGGCGCCATGAATACTTCAGCACTCTTCGCATCACACAAGTCATAATAACAGCTTTGATTGCCGGACTACTATGGTGGCCCTCAGACGTTCAATCTCCCAACAGAGTTGCAGATCAG GCAGGACTGTTGTTCTTCATCTCAGTATTCTGGGCATACTTTCCACTTTTCACATCCATATTTACATTCCCACAAGAAAGGGCAATGCTAATGAAGGAGAGATCAGTGAACATGTACAAACTGAGTGCCTATTTGGTAGCCAGAAGCATCAGTGATATTCCTCTTGACCTTTTCTTGCCTGTCATATTCTTGACCATTGTCTACTTCATGGTCCACTTGAAGATGACATTCCTTGCCTTTTCTTTAACTCTGCTCACAGTTTTCCTTAGCATTATTGCAGCTCAG GGCTTAGGATTGGCTATAGGCGCGGCTTTCATGGACGTCAAAAAGGCCACAACCTTTGCCTCAATTGTTACCATGGCAAACATGTTGTCTGGGGGCTTCTTCATCcaa gAAGTGAGGGCATCCACGGGTTGGCTTCGTTACATTTCTATTAACTATAATACACACAAGTTGCTGTTGAATATTCAATACAACTGTTCAGAACCGATCTCTAGATCAGTCGTTTGTGACTCTTCTTTCATCAAGAATCGAAAACTTGGATCAAGCCAAATTGAAGTTGGATATTTATTGACTATGATTATTGGTTATAGAATTTTAGCCTATCTTCTCTTGAGAggaataaattataaatgtataacttcttaa